From the Streptomyces sp. NBC_01216 genome, the window GCACGGTCCGCCGACCAGTTCGCCCCGCCTAGCCTGCCCCGATGTCGAAGCTCCGATGGTGGACGGCCGGTGCCTGTTCCGCCGTACTGACGGCCCTCCTCCCGGGCCTGGCCGCGGCGTCCGCCTCCGCCGTCCCCGTCCCCCCCTACGCCTGCGCCCAGGACCAGTGGCCGTGGGGCTGCGTCGCCGAGTGCGAGAGCGGTGGCCGCTGGCACGTCTCCACCGGCAACGGCTACTACGGCGGGCTCCAGTTCTGGCAGCCGACCTGGGAGGAGCACGGTGGGCTGCGGTACGCCCGGCGGGCCGATCTGGCGACCCGGCAGCAGCAGATCACGGTCGCCGAGGCGGTGCTGCGGACCCAGGGATGGGGAGCCTGGCCGGTCTGCTCGAAACGGTACGGACTGAGCGGGCGGGTCCACACCGTCCAGCCCGGCGACACGCTCGGCTCGATCGCCCGCCGCTTCGGTGTCACCGGCGGCTGGAAGGCCCTGTACGCGGCGAACCGGAGCATCGTCGGGCCGGACCCCGACCGGATCGCGGTCGGGATGATGCTGCGCTTCGCGCCGCTCACCGCCGGGTGAACTCGGCGGCCTCC encodes:
- a CDS encoding LysM peptidoglycan-binding domain-containing protein; translation: MSKLRWWTAGACSAVLTALLPGLAAASASAVPVPPYACAQDQWPWGCVAECESGGRWHVSTGNGYYGGLQFWQPTWEEHGGLRYARRADLATRQQQITVAEAVLRTQGWGAWPVCSKRYGLSGRVHTVQPGDTLGSIARRFGVTGGWKALYAANRSIVGPDPDRIAVGMMLRFAPLTAG